Proteins encoded together in one Benincasa hispida cultivar B227 chromosome 1, ASM972705v1, whole genome shotgun sequence window:
- the LOC120084215 gene encoding protein SET DOMAIN GROUP 40, whose translation MGTEESFGSLLRWAADHGISDSVDQQTSHSCLGDSLCVCFFPDAGGRGLGAVRQLNKGELVLRVPKSVLFTTQSLSLEDEKLARALKRYPSLSSTQKLTFCLLYEIGKGTSSWWLPYLKHLPQSYDILATFGEFEKQALQVDYGIWATEKAALKSLMEWRGVKGLMEEFNIKNQLQTFKAWLWASATISSRALYVPWDEAGCLCPVGDLFNYAAPEGESIDGTDVSFFSPHASLNGDITTDELHEEQRDTQWALTDGGFEEDVSAYCFYARESYKKGEQVLLSYGTYSNLELLEYYGFLLQENPNDKVFIPLEHDIYNSSSWPKESLYIHQNGNPSFSLLSALRLWATHPNKRRGVGHLAYSGSQLSVKNEILVMQLLSKNCLTVLNNLPTSVEEDNQLLCNICKIQDLQVPRELRKMLLTYGGEFSAFLETNGVVNRDEAELHLSGKIKRSLERWKLAVQWRLLYKKALVDCISYCTRTICSLSS comes from the exons ATGGGAACTGAAGAAAGTTTTGGAAGTCTGCTGAGATGGGCGGCGGATCATGGAATTTCAGATTCTGTCGATCAACAGACTTCACATTCTTGTTTGGGCGATTCTTTGTGCGTCTGTTTCTTCCCTGATGCCGGCGG GAGAGGTCTAGGGGCTGTTCGTCAGCTTAACAAAGGAGAGTTAGTGCTGAGAGTTCCAAAATCTGTCTTGTTCACGACCCAAAGTTTGTCGTTGGAAGATGAGAAGCTCGCCAGGGCTCTGAAGAGATACCCATCTCTTTCTTCTACTCAG AAGTTGACCTTTTGTTTACTCTATGAGATTGGTAAAGGAACTAGTTCTTGGTGGTTGCCTTACTTGAAGCATTTGCCCCAGAGTTACGACATACTGGCAACTTTTGGAGAATTTGAAAAGCAAGCCCTGCAG GTTGATTATGGTATCTGGGCAACAGAGAAGGCTGCTTTGAAGTCTCTCATGGAGTGGAGAGGAGTTAAAGGACTAATGGAAGAATTCAATATTAAAAACCAACTCCAAACATTCAAGGCATGGCTTTGGGCCTCTGCAACT ATATCATCTAGGGCATTGTATGTACCATGGGATGAGGCCGGATGTTTATGTCCAGTTGGTGACTTGTTTAATTATGCTGCACCTGAAGGGGAGTCCATTGATGGTACGgatgtttcatttttttcaccACACGCTTCTTTGAATGGAGACATAACTACTGATGAGTTACATGAAGAGCAAAGAGATACTCAATGGGCTTTGACAGATGGTGGATTTGAGGAAGATGTTTCTGCCTACTGCTTCTATGCTCGGGAAAGTTATAAGAAGGGAGAGCag GTTCTTTTAAGCTATGGTACATACTCAAACTTAGAGCTTCTTGAATATTATGGGTTTCTTCTTCAGGAAAATCCAAATGACAAAGTTTTCATTCCTTTGGAACATGACATTTATAATTCCAGTTCTTGGCCCAAGGAATCTCTTTATATTCATCAAAATGGAAACCCATCTTTTTCTCTACTTTCCGCTCTGCGATTATGGGCAACCCACCCGAACAAGCGTAGAGGTGTCGGGCATCTTGCTTATTCCGGGTCACAACTCTCCGTCAAGAATGAAATATTAGTCATGCAGTTGTTATCAAAGAACTGCCTTACTGTTTTAAACAATTTGCCAACATCAGTTGAAGAAGACAATCAGCTTCTGTGCAACATCTGCAAAATCCAGGATCTACAAGTACCAAGGGAGCTCAGGAAGATGCTGTTGACTTATGGAGGCGAGTTTTCTGCTTTCTTGGAGACCAATGGTGTAGTGAATAGAGATGAAGCCGAGTTACATTTATCTGGGAAAATAAAACGTTCTCTGGAGAGATGGAAACTAGCAGTCCAGTGGAGGCTTTTGTACAAGAAGGCGTTGGTTGATTGCATAAGTTACTGCACCAGAACTATTTGTTCTCTATCTTCTTAA
- the LOC120070261 gene encoding uncharacterized protein LOC120070261: MLGGVQLGILAACIVLFVPMGMAGWHLSRNKMLFFSGALFITLAIGVHLTPYIPSVSDFVTTVSSVVVFDSRASCVSQLHEIVWEVKQSDGFNPLSNNTVNYEKSWKWGRSAPVIACDFQKLAPMDVADLLNGSWVVVAGDSQARLMALSLLDLTLNSQRMESIRGDLFKRHSNYQILISETGMKLDFIWAPYASNLTDLMGEFKQNRSYPDVIIMGSGLWHMLHFTNASDFGFSLESLRSSVVSLIPLTPELGSEGPLTGSVSIRTPHLFWIGMPTLINSMLNTEEKRKKMTDTMRAAYDDALHGSKLLRSSGGPLLLLDIETLSWNCGVRCTVDGMHYDGVVYEAAIHIMLNALLIESHQKL; this comes from the coding sequence ATGTTAGGCGGTGTTCAATTGGGTATTTTAGCTGCGTGTATTGTGTTGTTTGTGCCGATGGGAATGGCCGGATGGCATTTAAGCCGTAATAAAATGCTGTTCTTCAGCGGTGCCCTTTTTATTACACTCGCAATCGGTGTTCATCTCACGCCTTACATTCCTTCAGTTTCTGATTTCGTTACTACTGTTTCTTCTGTCGTTGTTTTCGATAGTCGAGCCTCGTGTGTTTCTCAGTTACATGAAATTGTTTGGGAGGTCAAACAGAGCGATGGATTTAACCCTTTGAGTAATAACACTGTTAATTATGAGAAATCGTGGAAATGGGGGAGATCTGCTCCTGTTATTGCCTGTGATTTTCAGAAATTGGCTCCTATGGATGTTGCTGATTTGCTTAATGGATCGTGGGTTGTTGTCGCCGGTGACTCTCAGGCGAGACTGATGGCTCTGTCACTGCTGGATTTGACGTTGAATTCACAAAGAATGGAATCCATTAGAGGTGATCTGTTCAAACGGCATAGTAATTACCAAATTCTGATTAGTGAAACTGGGATGAAATTGGATTTCATTTGGGCTCCTTATGCTTCTAATTTGACTGATTTAATGGGGGAATTCAAGCAAAATCGTAGCTACCCTGATGTTATAATCATGGGGTCTGGACTATGGCATATGCTTCATTTTACTAATGCATCAGACTTTGGATTTTCTTTGGAATCACTTAGAAGTTCTGTTGTTTCACTGATTCCATTGACTCCAGAACTTGGTTCTGAAGGGCCATTGACGGGCTCTGTATCCATTAGAACCCCACATTTGTTCTGGATTGGAATGCCGACGTTGATTAACTCCATGTTGAACACTgaggagaagaggaagaagatgactGATACAATGAGGGCAGCTTATGATGATGCTCTTCACGGGAGCAAGCTTCTGCGCTCCTCTGGTGGCCCTCTCTTGTTGCTGGACATTGAAACTTTGAGTTGGAATTGTGGTGTTCGATGTACAGTGGATGGAATGCACTATGATGGTGTTGTATATGAAGCGGCCATTCATATTATGCTTAATGCTTTGCTTATTGAATCCCATCAGAAGCTGTGA